The proteins below come from a single Saccharopolyspora sp. SCSIO 74807 genomic window:
- a CDS encoding pseudouridine synthase: protein MSEHRAPTTSGAESKPEGVRLQKVLSRAGVASRRAAENMITEGRIEVDGEPVTELGRRVDPENSVIHVDGTRVNINEDVQYLLLNKPRGILCTMSDDQDRPCIGDYLRERDGKLFHVGRLDVDTEGLLLITNDGELAHRLMHPSYEVLKTYVADVPGPIPKDLGRRLKSGVQLDDGPVKVDGFRLLDVTGPRALVQITLHEGRKHVVRRLLEQVGHPVKRLVRTAIGEVRLNNERPGAIRKLDRKEVGSLYRAVDM from the coding sequence ATGTCTGAACACCGTGCCCCGACCACGTCCGGTGCGGAGTCGAAGCCGGAAGGTGTCCGGTTGCAGAAGGTGCTGTCCAGGGCCGGGGTCGCCTCCCGCCGGGCGGCGGAGAACATGATCACCGAGGGGCGCATCGAGGTCGACGGCGAGCCCGTGACCGAACTGGGCCGCCGGGTCGATCCGGAGAACTCGGTGATCCACGTGGACGGCACCCGCGTGAACATCAACGAGGACGTGCAGTACCTGCTGCTGAACAAGCCGCGGGGCATCCTTTGCACGATGTCCGACGATCAGGACCGCCCGTGCATCGGCGACTACCTGCGGGAGCGGGACGGCAAGCTGTTCCACGTCGGCAGGCTGGACGTGGACACCGAGGGGTTGCTGCTGATCACCAACGACGGCGAGCTCGCGCACCGGCTCATGCACCCTTCGTACGAGGTGCTCAAGACCTATGTGGCGGATGTGCCGGGGCCGATCCCGAAGGATCTCGGGCGGCGGCTGAAGTCGGGCGTTCAGCTCGATGACGGGCCGGTGAAGGTCGACGGGTTCCGGTTGCTCGACGTCACCGGCCCGCGCGCGCTGGTGCAGATCACGCTGCACGAGGGCCGCAAGCACGTCGTGCGCCGCTTGTTGGAGCAGGTGGGGCACCCGGTGAAGCGGCTGGTGCGGACCGCGATCGGGGAGGTCCGGTTGAACAACGAGCGGCCCGGCGCGATCCGGAAGCTGGACCGCAAGGAGGTCGGTTCGCTCTACCGGGCCGTCGACATGTGA
- a CDS encoding cation:proton antiporter, with protein MHDTAISLIELGAVFFGLGILGRLAWKIGISPIPLYLIGGIAFGEGGVIPLHGIEPFTHLASEIGVVLLLLLLGLEYSASELVTGLRRSWMAGLVDIVLNAAPGALVAWALGWGPIGALTMAGVTYISSSGIVAKVLGDLGRLGNRETPVVLSMLVFEDLAMALYLPILTAVLGGVSLLGGLTAVGISLIVISVVLVVALKFGRYVSALVDSPDPEVFLLRLLGAALLVAGIASELQVSAAVGSFLLGIAISGSTAQNATRMLEPLRDLFAAVFFVVFGLNTNPAQIPPVLGYALLLAVVTAATKVATGWFAARSQGIRKLGRARAGAALVARGEFSIVIAGLAVAEGINGQLAALSTAYVLLMAILGPVAARYVEPVARLFVGRRTVKA; from the coding sequence GTGCACGACACGGCGATCTCCCTCATCGAATTGGGAGCGGTGTTCTTCGGTCTCGGCATACTCGGCCGCCTCGCCTGGAAAATCGGAATCTCACCGATCCCGCTGTATCTCATCGGCGGTATCGCGTTCGGCGAAGGCGGCGTCATCCCGCTGCACGGGATCGAGCCGTTCACCCACCTCGCGTCCGAAATCGGCGTCGTCCTGCTGCTGCTCCTGTTAGGTCTGGAGTACTCGGCGAGTGAGCTGGTCACCGGCCTGCGACGGTCCTGGATGGCGGGCCTGGTCGACATCGTGCTCAACGCCGCGCCCGGGGCGCTGGTGGCCTGGGCGCTGGGCTGGGGCCCGATCGGCGCGTTGACGATGGCAGGCGTCACCTACATCTCCTCGTCCGGGATCGTGGCCAAGGTCCTCGGCGACCTCGGCAGGCTCGGTAACCGGGAAACGCCGGTGGTGCTGTCCATGCTGGTCTTCGAGGACCTCGCGATGGCGCTGTACCTGCCGATCCTCACCGCGGTGCTCGGCGGGGTGAGCCTCCTGGGCGGGCTGACCGCGGTCGGCATTTCGCTGATCGTGATCTCGGTGGTGCTGGTGGTGGCGCTGAAGTTCGGCCGCTACGTCTCCGCGCTGGTCGACAGCCCCGATCCGGAAGTGTTCCTGCTGCGGTTGCTGGGCGCGGCACTGCTGGTCGCCGGCATCGCCTCGGAGCTGCAAGTCTCCGCCGCCGTCGGGTCGTTCCTGCTGGGCATCGCGATCTCCGGGTCTACCGCGCAGAACGCGACACGGATGCTGGAGCCGCTGCGCGATCTGTTCGCCGCGGTGTTCTTCGTGGTGTTCGGGCTCAACACGAACCCGGCGCAGATCCCGCCGGTGCTCGGTTACGCGCTGCTGCTCGCGGTGGTCACGGCAGCCACCAAGGTCGCCACCGGTTGGTTCGCGGCCCGTTCGCAAGGCATCCGGAAGCTGGGCCGCGCCCGGGCCGGGGCCGCGCTGGTGGCGCGCGGCGAGTTCTCGATCGTGATCGCGGGCTTGGCCGTCGCCGAGGGCATCAACGGTCAACTGGCCGCGCTGTCCACCGCGTACGTGCTGCTCATGGCGATCCTCGGACCGGTAGCGGCGCGGTACGTCGAGCCGGTGGCAAGGCTTTTCGTGGGACGTCGCACCGTCAAGGCATGA
- a CDS encoding segregation and condensation protein A, translating to MNTGDAAPPQDAELPAASGADQSGRFTVRLENFEGPFDLLLQLISQHQMDVTDVALHKVTDEFIAYTKALGEQWDLDETTEFLVVAATLLDLKAARLVPAAEVEDEEDLALLEARDLLFARLLQYRAYKQVAALFSELEAGALRRYPRSVSLEPRFEGLLPEVMIGVGPQRLAEVAASVFRPKPPPTVSLEHLHQHQVSVREHAALLRVRLAEQGSADFSELVADCEHTVQIVARFLALLELFREQVIAFEQQDPLGNLLVSWVGGSVQEAQAAADAARASVEEEEYG from the coding sequence ATGAACACCGGTGATGCGGCGCCCCCGCAGGACGCCGAGCTGCCTGCTGCCTCCGGTGCGGACCAGTCGGGGCGGTTCACGGTCCGGCTGGAGAACTTCGAGGGCCCGTTCGACCTGCTGCTGCAACTGATCTCGCAGCACCAGATGGACGTCACCGATGTCGCGCTGCACAAGGTCACCGACGAGTTCATCGCCTACACCAAGGCGCTCGGCGAGCAATGGGATCTGGACGAGACCACCGAGTTCCTGGTGGTCGCTGCCACGTTGCTGGATTTGAAAGCGGCGCGGCTGGTGCCCGCCGCGGAAGTCGAGGACGAGGAGGACCTCGCGCTGCTGGAGGCGCGGGACCTGCTGTTCGCGCGGCTGCTGCAGTACCGGGCGTACAAGCAGGTGGCGGCGTTGTTCAGCGAGTTGGAGGCCGGTGCGCTGCGGCGGTATCCGCGTTCGGTCTCGCTGGAACCGCGGTTCGAGGGTTTGCTTCCGGAGGTGATGATCGGTGTCGGGCCGCAGCGGCTGGCCGAGGTCGCCGCTTCGGTGTTCCGGCCGAAACCGCCGCCTACGGTGTCGCTGGAGCATCTGCACCAGCACCAGGTCTCGGTTCGCGAGCACGCCGCGCTGTTGCGGGTGCGGCTTGCCGAGCAGGGGTCGGCGGACTTCTCGGAGCTGGTGGCCGACTGCGAGCACACGGTGCAGATCGTGGCGCGGTTCTTGGCGTTGCTGGAGCTCTTCCGGGAGCAGGTGATCGCGTTCGAGCAGCAGGACCCGTTGGGGAACCTGCTGGTGAGCTGGGTCGGCGGCAGCGTGCAGGAGGCGCAGGCGGCGGCGGACGCGGCGCGGGCGAGTGTCGAGGAAGAGGAATACGGGTGA
- the scpB gene encoding SMC-Scp complex subunit ScpB — protein MSSVHDDVPGDELPGVVAAQAADDAEDTVAGGPLAEDPAAEDPAAEDLAAEDLAAGDSGTAQGPDGAEPGDSVAVSQAPPDLTSDEALDSALEALLLVVDVPAGEELLASTLEQPVARIRTALQRLAQGYADAGSGFDLRRVGDGWRFYTRETYAPYVERYLLDGQRSKLTRAALETLAVVAYRQPVTRSRVAAVRGVNVDGVIRTLVGRGLVEEAGTDSETGGNLYCTTELFLERLGLSSLKDLPPLAPLLPEVDTIDDV, from the coding sequence GTGAGTTCGGTGCACGACGACGTTCCCGGCGATGAGCTGCCCGGTGTTGTTGCGGCGCAGGCGGCCGATGACGCGGAGGACACGGTCGCGGGGGGTCCGCTCGCTGAGGACCCGGCCGCTGAGGACCCGGCCGCTGAGGACCTGGCTGCTGAGGACCTGGCCGCCGGGGACTCGGGAACTGCGCAAGGACCGGACGGGGCCGAACCAGGTGATTCGGTGGCGGTTTCGCAGGCTCCTCCGGATCTGACGTCCGACGAGGCGTTGGATTCCGCGTTGGAGGCGCTGCTGCTGGTGGTGGACGTGCCCGCGGGTGAGGAGTTGCTGGCGAGCACGCTGGAGCAGCCGGTGGCGCGGATCCGCACCGCGCTGCAGCGGTTGGCGCAGGGTTATGCCGACGCCGGGAGCGGTTTCGACCTGCGCAGGGTCGGCGACGGCTGGCGGTTCTACACGCGCGAGACCTACGCGCCCTACGTGGAGCGCTACCTCCTCGACGGGCAACGCTCGAAGCTGACCCGGGCGGCGCTGGAGACGCTGGCCGTGGTCGCCTACCGCCAGCCGGTGACCCGCTCCCGGGTGGCGGCGGTACGCGGTGTCAACGTCGATGGCGTCATCCGTACCCTGGTAGGGCGCGGCCTTGTGGAGGAGGCCGGTACCGATTCGGAGACCGGCGGGAACCTGTACTGCACGACGGAGCTGTTCTTGGAGCGGCTCGGCCTGTCGTCGCTGAAGGATCTGCCGCCGTTGGCTCCCCTGCTCCCTGAAGTGGATACGATCGACGATGTCTGA